The genomic interval CAGATTTTAAGCAAAATCATTTATCCGGATTATCCCCGTAAAAGTATTTATTGCCTGTTTGCATTAGGTGATATGCAGGATGAAGAGTCCTTTATTGAAAAGTTAAAGAAAGATGAAGTTGAATTTTTGCAACTGCAATTTACAGATATTTCTGGCTCAGTTAAATCATTGACCATACCACATAACAGGTTTGAGGATGTTATTTACAATGGCGTTATGTTTGATGGCAGTTCCATTGTTGGATACAAACAGATAGAGGATTCTGATATGAAGGCAGTACCGGAATTATCATCCTATACCATTCTAACCAATGAGAACTATGCAGGGAAAACTGCAAGGTTTGTGTGCAAGATATTCAATTCAGATGGCACAAGGTTTGAGGGAGATCCAAGGTATATACTGGAAAAGCAGGTTGAGAGGCTTACTAAGGAAAACAAGACATACTATTTAGGCCCTGAACTTGAATATTTCCTTTTCAAGCAGGATGAGAATGGTGAGCCAACAATAGAGCCAAGCGATTATGGGGGATATTTTGACAAAGAACCTCTTGATAAGGCATTCACAGTAAAGCAGGAGATAATAAGGAAGCTTGAAGGCCTCCATTACTATCCTGAGGCATCACACCATGAGGTAGCATACAGCCAGCATGAGATAGATGTAAAGTATTCAGATGCTATTACAATGGCTGATAGAATAATTATGATAAAAAGCGTTGTAAAGGAAACTGCCAATGAATATGGATATTATGCAACATTTATGCCAAAGCCTGTAAAGGGTGTAAATGGGAATGGAATGCATGTGCACCAGAGCATATTCTCAGGTGATGAAAACCTTTTCTACAATGAGTCCAATAAGTATGGATTGAGCGACTATGCAATGCATTACCTTGGTGGAATATTGCATAATGTAGCAGATGCATCACTTGTCCTTGCATCAACTGTAAATTCCTATAAAAGATTGGTACCGGGCTATGAAGCGCCTGTATACATTGCATGGGCAAACAGGAACAGGAGTGCACTTGTGAGAATACCTGCTGCACCACCAAAGGGAAAGAGAATGGAGTTAAGGTTCCCTGATGCTGCTGGAAACCAGTATCTGCAATTTGCTGCAATACTTGGCATGGGGCTTGATGGTATAGAAAATAAAACCAATCCCCCTGAAGCAATGGAGAAAAATATATTTGAAATGGATCTGGCAGAAAGGCAGAAGAATGGGATAAAGTCAATGCCCGGTTCACTTGGCCAGGCTATAGAATCATTCCGCAACAGTGAATTGATGAAGAAAATATTCGGTGAATCTGTATTCAATAATCTGCTGCGCATCAAAGAAAATGAATGGAACGAGTTCAGGTCAGAGGTCACGGACTGGGAGATTAATAAGTACCTTGATATCTATTAATCTTTTTAATTATTCCGAATAACCATTTCAATATTCAGGGAAAAAATATTAACCTATGAATTTTCTTAACAGGCTGAGCTCGTAAATATATGATTTAACTTCTTCAAATTTCCTATTTTTAAATGCCATGAGCAGTAATTTAGTGTATAAATTATGTTTCTGCACATTATATGATGTTTCGGTTGGAATGCCTATGTTATCTTCAACATATTTAATATCTTCCCTTATCATATCCAGAGTTTTATCGCTAACCCTCCAGATTTCTTTTAAATAGTCAAGTGATTCGTAGTTGAAGTATTGTGCACTGGCTTTTATATCCTGTTCCATATAACGGTATAATTTCTTTAACAGCACCTGACTGGATTCCGGTAGGGACGATAAGGAAGCTATTCCAAGTATCTCCGGGGGAATTCCAATTGAATAAAGAGCACCAACAAAGGAAATTGCACGTGGCAAACTAGCTTTTCCTGTACTACGGGAGTATCCAAATAGCCCTATATGCAATTTCCGCTCCCTTCTCTTCGGAAGATAAAATGTTATGTCATTAATTGGCTGTGCAATATCCTCTATAATTTTCTGAAATCTTTCAGAATATGTGCCCACAATTCCCTTTATTATTTTTTCAGTTTCTATATCAATAAATTCAGCTTTCTGTGGCGTATGTTTATTGATTAATTTAATTGAATCTTTGACTTCCTGATCATTGTAATCGTATCTAAAAGCTGATTGTATAGAGAAAGTATAGTATTGATCGTATTCAGAAAGTGCCCTTTTTATATTTGCAGGGCCAAGATTTCCCCTGAATGGTGAAGAGCCGGCTCCGATTATTGGATATACTGACATTCCAGTATCCTCACTTATTTGGTCCATTTTAGACGCTGCATATTTTGCAAGCAACGTTGCAGGAATCATCCCGTAATTCATTGCAGGATCTGACCTTGCAATAAAGATTCTCATATATTCTGGAGAAATAACCCTGTGATATTCCTTAACAATATGCTCAATATTAAATATTGAATCTTTATCTTCTATCAATGGAATCAGGTTAATCTTGCCTGGAAGAACTTCCCCTGTAACATCCTTTGAATAAACATTGTCATAAAGATTGATGGATTGTGCTCCCACCACACATTTTTCATAAAATTTGACCACATTCAGCATGCTCCTGTAATCTGTGGTGAAGGGAAGTATTACCTCAAATATTGGAGCTATTCCATTATTGAATATCCTGTTTGAAACATCATAATTAAGTGGGATGCTATTTAGAGTCTCATTCAGAATTTTTCTTTCAGCCCCTTCAATTAATGGATTTGGAACCCGGTATGTCAGGAAAATATCCTGCCCAATTTTGCTATTTTCAAAGAAAATGCGGTCCTTTGCAAATAATTTCCTTATTACATGTGTATCTACATCTTTCCCTTCTGCATCCCACATTACCTCCTGTATTCCTAATTTTTTATACGCTATGTAAGCTTCTTCGATTTCGTCTTCATTTGTAATTATATTTTTATTTGAACTCCATTCCGGCATCAATGCATTGTCAGGATGTTGGGTTGACATCGTTTTTGGAATCATAATCCTTAATGCGAAGGATGTAAATATATAAATTGATTAAAAAAATGGCATCTGTCTCATTTATACATGTAAAATAAGAGAGGATTCAATACAGTATGGATTATAAGCTATCAAAATATGATTTCTGTCTATACTGGAAATAAAATATAATAGATTTGGGGGCATTACACTTATTAATCTTTATCTATTTTTTCATTGCCCTCCATATGAATGTTATTATGTTCAATTGCGTGCATTGGTGGTGAGGGCGGATAACCGGTGATATCAAGCCCTGCTTCTCCGTGAATAGCCATATCACCTATTTTTAGCCTTGCATTGGTCTCGCGCAATGGAATAAACACCCCGATCAACCTTAATAAACCGTATGTCAATGCAAATACATATAATATAACTATAACTGCAGCAAATGCCTGTATGCCGAGCTCATAAAAATTTCCATATAAGGCGCCCCGCAATCCCGGGTCAATATACTGTGTTACCACCGGATCAGCAAGTACCCCGGTTAATAATCCACCCACTACCCCGGCAACGGCATGAGATGAAAAAACACCCAGGCTATCATCCACCTTGAATTTAGGCTCTATTTTATATAGAAATATCCATGGTATTATTCCTGTAGCTATTCCTATTACCATTGCACCATAAATGTTAACATAACCTGCAGCAGGTGTTATTCCAACCAGCCCCGCTATAGCTCCAACAGATGCACCGATTAATGAGGGCTTCTTGAAAAACTTCAAATCCATGAACATCCATGTCATCATGCTTACTGCTGTTGCCACATTTGTATTTATTATTGCTATTCCTGCATCTATGGTAGCCCCATATGGATCGCCACCGTTGAATCCGTCCCAGCCCAGCCATATCAATCCCAGGCCCAGCATTACCAATCCGAGGTTATTTGCCTTCATCTTCATTTCATCTTTTAACCTCGGACCTATTACAAAGGCTGCTGCTAAAGCCCCTATTCCCGCATCTAG from Ferroplasma acidiphilum carries:
- the glnA gene encoding type I glutamate--ammonia ligase, whose amino-acid sequence is MQDEESFIEKLKKDEVEFLQLQFTDISGSVKSLTIPHNRFEDVIYNGVMFDGSSIVGYKQIEDSDMKAVPELSSYTILTNENYAGKTARFVCKIFNSDGTRFEGDPRYILEKQVERLTKENKTYYLGPELEYFLFKQDENGEPTIEPSDYGGYFDKEPLDKAFTVKQEIIRKLEGLHYYPEASHHEVAYSQHEIDVKYSDAITMADRIIMIKSVVKETANEYGYYATFMPKPVKGVNGNGMHVHQSIFSGDENLFYNESNKYGLSDYAMHYLGGILHNVADASLVLASTVNSYKRLVPGYEAPVYIAWANRNRSALVRIPAAPPKGKRMELRFPDAAGNQYLQFAAILGMGLDGIENKTNPPEAMEKNIFEMDLAERQKNGIKSMPGSLGQAIESFRNSELMKKIFGESVFNNLLRIKENEWNEFRSEVTDWEINKYLDIY
- the ppcA gene encoding phosphoenolpyruvate carboxylase, whose product is MIPKTMSTQHPDNALMPEWSSNKNIITNEDEIEEAYIAYKKLGIQEVMWDAEGKDVDTHVIRKLFAKDRIFFENSKIGQDIFLTYRVPNPLIEGAERKILNETLNSIPLNYDVSNRIFNNGIAPIFEVILPFTTDYRSMLNVVKFYEKCVVGAQSINLYDNVYSKDVTGEVLPGKINLIPLIEDKDSIFNIEHIVKEYHRVISPEYMRIFIARSDPAMNYGMIPATLLAKYAASKMDQISEDTGMSVYPIIGAGSSPFRGNLGPANIKRALSEYDQYYTFSIQSAFRYDYNDQEVKDSIKLINKHTPQKAEFIDIETEKIIKGIVGTYSERFQKIIEDIAQPINDITFYLPKRRERKLHIGLFGYSRSTGKASLPRAISFVGALYSIGIPPEILGIASLSSLPESSQVLLKKLYRYMEQDIKASAQYFNYESLDYLKEIWRVSDKTLDMIREDIKYVEDNIGIPTETSYNVQKHNLYTKLLLMAFKNRKFEEVKSYIYELSLLRKFIG
- a CDS encoding ammonium transporter, producing the protein MLLNSMILYFTTIPDSTSWLNTGNNGWMLTASTLVGLMSIPGLAIYYAGLTKRKYMVNAMMMALYAFAAVLIIWILAGYNFGFGTSSLLKIDGYYIFGIPSPAGAGSFISGQAIVGPLKDALTIPNSTVMFFQFVFAAITPILLLGGILERMNFKAWMIFVPIWSLVVYSPVAYWLFAGGWLNQLGAVDFSGGYVIHLDAGIGALAAAFVIGPRLKDEMKMKANNLGLVMLGLGLIWLGWDGFNGGDPYGATIDAGIAIINTNVATAVSMMTWMFMDLKFFKKPSLIGASVGAIAGLVGITPAAGYVNIYGAMVIGIATGIIPWIFLYKIEPKFKVDDSLGVFSSHAVAGVVGGLLTGVLADPVVTQYIDPGLRGALYGNFYELGIQAFAAVIVILYVFALTYGLLRLIGVFIPLRETNARLKIGDMAIHGEAGLDITGYPPSPPMHAIEHNNIHMEGNEKIDKD